From the Deltaproteobacteria bacterium genome, one window contains:
- a CDS encoding DUF1992 domain-containing protein — MAIRRHIPPTGALGFIERLAEQRIREAQRKGEFENLAGKGKPLDLADHSTLPEDLRMAYHVLKNANVLPPEAELLKDIHILEDLLKHVEDESEKKSLAKSLQGKVIRLDLMKRRSMELSSTRGCSRKIVAKLLGK, encoded by the coding sequence ATGGCGATCAGACGTCACATACCACCCACCGGCGCGCTCGGTTTTATCGAGCGGCTCGCCGAACAGCGCATTCGGGAAGCCCAGCGCAAAGGTGAATTTGAGAACCTCGCCGGCAAGGGCAAACCCTTAGACTTGGCCGACCACAGCACGCTGCCCGAAGATTTGCGCATGGCGTATCACGTTCTAAAAAACGCCAACGTTCTGCCGCCCGAGGCCGAGTTATTGAAAGACATCCACATCCTCGAAGATCTGCTCAAGCATGTCGAAGATGAAAGTGAGAAAAAATCCCTGGCAAAAAGTCTACAGGGGAAAGTGATCCGCCTCGATTTGATGAAGCGGCGCTCGATGGAATTAAGTTCTACCCGCGGCTGCAGCCGAAAAATAGTCGCTAAGCTATTAGGGAAATGA